One window of Chryseobacterium sp. JJR-5R genomic DNA carries:
- the mscL gene encoding large conductance mechanosensitive channel protein MscL has translation MGFVKEFKEFAFKGNVLDLAVGVIIGAAFSAIVKSFVDDIITPLLLNPALERANVKNIAELSWEGVKYGNFLSSVISFIIVALVLFLLIKGVNSLNRKPQAAPAAPAGPTEDQKLLMEIRDLLKSKNNI, from the coding sequence ATGGGATTTGTAAAAGAATTTAAGGAATTTGCATTTAAAGGCAATGTCCTGGATCTGGCAGTAGGTGTCATTATAGGTGCCGCATTCAGTGCTATTGTAAAATCATTTGTGGATGACATTATCACTCCGCTCCTGCTGAATCCTGCACTGGAGAGAGCCAATGTAAAAAATATTGCAGAACTTTCATGGGAAGGTGTTAAATACGGAAATTTCCTGTCATCCGTCATCAGTTTCATCATCGTAGCCCTTGTTTTATTCCTTCTTATCAAAGGCGTGAACAGCCTGAACAGGAAACCGCAGGCAGCACCGGCAGCACCGGCAGGTCCTACGGAAGACCAGAAGTTACTGATGGAAATCCGGGATTTACTGAAAAGTAAAAACAATATATAA
- a CDS encoding NAD(P)H-hydrate dehydratase, with product MKIFTAEQIRNCDLYTIKNEPVASIQLMERAAQSCVDWISENCNNHRNFAVFCGNGNNGGDGFAIAKMLYLKGFDVDVFTNPRTGFSVDAQSSFKSLKEISGISIRDLKEAENYRFDGRTVIIDALLGTGLSRDLQGELKELVELLNLQNNIKISVDMPSGLFADKISPHHPTIFRADHTLSFQFWKRTFLHPETGKYAGKVHILDIRLSEDYISETPTDEFVIHNMVKDIFRPRNEFSHKGTYGKVTIIGGSYGKMGAAVLATRAALKTGAGLTFTLAPKCGYEILQTVNPEAMFIEGGTDFIETFEAGENSALGIGPGLGTHEKTAEKFLEFLKEYAKPLILDADALNIISQDPKNIALIPEKSVITPHPKEFERLFGETENSFVRLDLAKQKAKELDIYIVLKDHHTQVITPQGQVFYNITGNSGLAKGGSGDILTGILTSFLAQNYPEKEAAILGVWFHGKAAQYACEKYSKEAMLPTDVIQSFGNVFEELERKVARML from the coding sequence ATGAAGATTTTCACAGCAGAGCAGATCCGTAATTGTGACCTGTATACCATAAAAAATGAACCTGTTGCCTCCATTCAGTTAATGGAAAGGGCAGCCCAGTCCTGTGTAGACTGGATCTCCGAAAACTGTAACAACCACAGGAACTTTGCCGTTTTCTGCGGGAACGGCAATAACGGAGGTGATGGTTTTGCTATTGCTAAAATGCTGTATCTTAAAGGTTTTGATGTAGACGTATTTACCAACCCGAGAACCGGTTTTTCTGTTGATGCACAGAGCAGTTTTAAAAGTTTAAAAGAAATTTCAGGGATCTCGATCCGGGATCTTAAAGAAGCTGAAAACTACCGTTTTGATGGCAGGACGGTAATTATCGATGCGCTTTTAGGGACCGGGCTGTCCAGGGATCTGCAGGGTGAACTGAAAGAATTGGTTGAGCTTCTGAACCTGCAGAACAATATCAAGATTTCCGTAGACATGCCTTCCGGGCTTTTTGCGGATAAAATTTCTCCTCATCATCCTACGATTTTCAGGGCAGACCATACGCTGAGTTTCCAGTTCTGGAAAAGGACATTTCTCCACCCTGAAACCGGAAAATATGCAGGCAAGGTCCATATTCTGGATATCCGCCTGAGTGAAGATTACATTTCGGAAACCCCAACCGATGAATTTGTTATTCATAACATGGTTAAAGATATTTTTAGGCCCCGGAATGAATTTTCCCACAAAGGGACATACGGGAAAGTTACTATAATAGGGGGAAGTTACGGAAAGATGGGCGCAGCGGTTCTGGCAACAAGGGCCGCATTGAAAACAGGAGCGGGCCTTACGTTTACGCTGGCACCAAAATGCGGGTATGAAATCCTTCAGACGGTGAATCCTGAAGCTATGTTTATAGAAGGCGGAACTGATTTTATCGAAACTTTTGAAGCCGGTGAAAATTCTGCCCTGGGAATCGGGCCCGGCCTGGGAACCCACGAAAAAACAGCAGAAAAGTTTCTGGAATTTTTAAAGGAATATGCAAAGCCGCTGATCCTGGATGCCGATGCCCTGAATATTATCTCACAAGATCCTAAGAATATAGCGCTGATTCCTGAAAAATCTGTTATTACACCGCATCCCAAAGAATTTGAAAGGCTGTTCGGGGAAACCGAAAATTCTTTTGTAAGACTGGACCTGGCAAAGCAGAAAGCAAAGGAACTGGATATTTATATTGTCCTGAAAGACCACCACACGCAGGTTATTACCCCGCAGGGACAGGTTTTTTACAATATCACCGGGAATTCCGGATTGGCGAAAGGCGGAAGCGGGGATATCCTTACCGGTATTTTAACCTCTTTCCTTGCACAGAATTATCCTGAAAAAGAAGCCGCCATTTTAGGGGTCTGGTTTCATGGGAAAGCAGCGCAATATGCTTGTGAAAAGTATTCCAAGGAAGCAATGCTTCCCACAGATGTTATTCAGTCATTCGGAAATGTTTTCGAAGAACTGGAAAGAAAAGTGGCACGGATGCTTTAA
- a CDS encoding serine hydrolase: MRTYLLLLFISLQLSAQPAKAFVDEIIHREMKERKIPGVELAVIQNGRIVLSRSYGTANLQYHIPVSNTSVFPINSNTKVFTGVAVMQLVEQDKIKLEDPISTYLDDLPTEWQKITVDQLLTHISGLPEILKLLDPMTGNIGPLKTEAAIWEKLKTLPLEFKTGEQFSYNQTNYYLLGKIIEKLTHMPFADFFENKQFRIAHLKNTVFGDSRDLIPGYAPSYRYNSFSDGKKGETLLTNTYTEFPDFTRTGAGLNSTAEDMANWIMALQNGRLFQKASTLDRMWSPGKFNNGTPTGWARGWGITKFRKNHKAIGMSGGNRSAMLVYLDDHLAIIVLTNLAGSAPEDFIEEIAGCYNPDITKADPLTYLRKSLRETGFDKAVEFVKNEQKANPEFDPKEDELNNWAYRMMANGQQKEALEIFKLNIHLFPESWNAYDSYGEILLKMGNKIKAVEMYKRSIALNPDNENGKKVLSQIISK, translated from the coding sequence ATGAGAACCTACTTATTGCTGCTGTTCATTTCGTTACAACTTTCCGCTCAGCCAGCTAAAGCCTTTGTTGATGAGATCATTCATAGAGAAATGAAAGAAAGGAAAATCCCCGGAGTAGAGCTGGCAGTTATTCAAAATGGCAGGATCGTTCTCAGCAGATCCTATGGAACTGCAAATTTACAGTATCATATCCCGGTAAGCAATACCTCTGTTTTCCCGATCAACTCCAATACAAAAGTTTTCACCGGTGTTGCCGTGATGCAGCTGGTAGAACAGGATAAAATCAAGCTTGAAGATCCTATAAGCACCTATCTGGATGACCTCCCTACTGAATGGCAAAAGATCACTGTTGACCAGTTGCTAACCCATATTTCGGGATTGCCCGAGATCCTGAAACTCCTTGATCCGATGACGGGGAATATCGGCCCGTTAAAGACCGAGGCCGCCATCTGGGAAAAGCTCAAAACACTTCCCCTGGAATTTAAAACAGGGGAACAATTCAGCTATAACCAGACGAATTACTATTTGTTAGGCAAAATTATTGAGAAACTTACCCATATGCCCTTTGCCGATTTCTTCGAAAATAAACAGTTCAGAATTGCACATCTTAAAAATACGGTATTCGGAGATTCGAGAGATCTTATTCCAGGTTATGCACCTTCCTACCGCTACAACAGCTTCTCTGACGGAAAGAAAGGTGAAACCCTACTCACCAATACCTACACCGAATTTCCGGATTTTACCCGCACCGGAGCCGGCCTTAACAGTACGGCAGAAGATATGGCAAACTGGATCATGGCCCTGCAAAACGGCAGGTTATTTCAAAAGGCATCAACTCTGGATAGGATGTGGTCACCAGGTAAATTCAATAACGGAACGCCTACCGGCTGGGCACGCGGCTGGGGAATCACTAAATTCCGGAAAAACCATAAAGCGATCGGAATGTCCGGCGGAAACCGATCAGCCATGCTGGTCTATCTGGACGACCACCTGGCGATTATTGTATTAACCAACCTGGCAGGAAGCGCTCCCGAAGATTTTATTGAGGAAATTGCCGGATGCTACAATCCGGATATAACGAAAGCAGATCCACTCACCTATTTAAGAAAAAGCCTGCGGGAAACAGGGTTTGACAAGGCTGTTGAATTTGTGAAAAATGAACAAAAGGCAAATCCTGAATTTGATCCCAAAGAAGACGAACTCAATAACTGGGCATACCGGATGATGGCAAACGGTCAGCAGAAAGAAGCTTTGGAGATTTTCAAGCTCAATATTCATCTGTTCCCGGAAAGCTGGAACGCCTATGACAGCTATGGAGAGATATTGCTGAAAATGGGAAACAAAATTAAAGCCGTTGAGATGTATAAAAGGTCGATTGCATTAAATCCCGACAATGAAAACGGGAAAAAAGTCCTGAGTCAGATCATTTCGAAATAA
- the lgt gene encoding prolipoprotein diacylglyceryl transferase: MWNPSKGIELGPVTLHFYSLMFIFAFGFGYVLMNRIFKIDNINQKYLEPLFTWTLIGTILGARMGHVIFYQPELFKEDFWSVFLPISTKNGFKFTGFSGLASHGATIALIFTTLYYSFKIIRKNPFWVYDRLGIVVSLGGAFVRLGNFFNSEIIGKPVDPNSPFAILFPQQSSEYGLTVPRYPAQLFEAFGYVCLFVLLWILYRKTNKKYQQGWLFGLFFIILWAIRFFVEFLKEPQGDEFIRIGGLNTGQVLSIPFMIAGVVIMVISKKFTITKEENEKPD, encoded by the coding sequence ATCTGGAACCCTTCCAAAGGAATCGAGCTGGGGCCTGTTACGCTCCACTTTTACAGCTTAATGTTCATTTTCGCGTTTGGTTTCGGCTATGTTTTGATGAACAGGATTTTCAAAATTGACAATATTAACCAGAAATACCTGGAACCGCTTTTTACCTGGACCCTGATCGGAACCATCCTGGGCGCCAGGATGGGGCACGTGATCTTTTATCAGCCGGAGCTTTTCAAAGAAGATTTCTGGAGTGTATTTCTACCGATAAGCACCAAAAACGGCTTTAAATTCACCGGATTTTCCGGACTGGCAAGCCATGGCGCTACGATTGCCCTGATTTTTACGACCCTGTATTATTCATTTAAAATCATCAGGAAAAACCCTTTCTGGGTATATGACCGCCTGGGAATTGTTGTCTCTCTGGGAGGCGCATTTGTGAGGCTGGGTAACTTTTTCAACTCTGAAATTATTGGCAAGCCAGTAGACCCCAACTCTCCTTTTGCGATTTTGTTCCCGCAGCAGAGCAGCGAATACGGGCTTACCGTACCAAGGTATCCGGCCCAGTTATTCGAAGCTTTCGGATATGTCTGCCTGTTTGTTTTATTATGGATTCTATACAGGAAAACCAATAAGAAATACCAGCAGGGATGGCTTTTCGGCCTCTTCTTTATTATCCTGTGGGCCATCAGGTTTTTTGTAGAATTCCTGAAAGAGCCTCAGGGTGATGAGTTTATCCGGATCGGAGGATTGAATACGGGTCAGGTCCTTTCTATTCCTTTTATGATTGCAGGCGTGGTGATTATGGTCATTTCCAAAAAGTTCACCATCACGAAAGAAGAAAACGAAAAACCGGATTAG
- the yidD gene encoding membrane protein insertion efficiency factor YidD: protein MPNKIITFPLVILIRFYQWFISPLLPKNCRYEPTCSHYMVKALQVHGIFKGFWMGLKRISRCHPWGGSGYDPVPPKHDH from the coding sequence ATACCCAATAAAATAATCACTTTCCCCCTGGTAATACTGATCAGATTTTACCAGTGGTTTATCTCGCCCTTATTGCCTAAAAACTGCCGGTATGAGCCTACCTGTTCGCATTATATGGTAAAGGCACTGCAGGTTCACGGTATTTTCAAAGGGTTCTGGATGGGATTGAAAAGGATTTCAAGATGCCACCCGTGGGGAGGAAGCGGCTATGACCCCGTTCCGCCGAAACATGATCATTAA
- a CDS encoding replication-associated recombination protein A — MDQNIPLAEKLRPKTLSDVLGQEHLTGEKGTIRKMLENNSLNSLIFWGPPGTGKTTLAEIVSEQSGRKFYKLSAVSSGVKDVRDVIEDAKKQNLFSGKSPILFIDEIHRFNKSQQDSLLHAVEKGWIVLIGATTENPSFEVVSALLSRSQVYILKSLTYEKLEELIDIALERFNKDEKTDFRIAEKEAFIQYSGGDARKLINSVELVLNQYKNSSVTEIRNETVLEVLQEAMALYDKNGEQHYDIISAFIKSMRGGDPNGAVYWLARMIAGGEDIKFIARRMLILAAEDVGLANPNALVIANNCFQAVNVIGNPEARIILSETAVYLAVSPKSNSAYMAINEALALVKKTGNLPVPLHLRNAPTKLMKDLDYGKEYKYAHSYEGNFVDQDFLPEEIRETRLYQPGNNATEKKIYEELKKKWTGKY; from the coding sequence TTGGATCAAAATATTCCTTTAGCTGAAAAATTAAGGCCCAAAACACTGAGTGATGTTTTGGGACAGGAGCACCTTACGGGTGAAAAAGGCACCATCCGGAAGATGCTCGAAAACAATTCCCTGAATTCACTTATTTTCTGGGGCCCTCCGGGAACAGGGAAAACTACGCTGGCTGAAATTGTTTCAGAACAGTCAGGAAGGAAGTTTTACAAGCTTTCTGCCGTTTCTTCCGGGGTGAAAGATGTGCGGGATGTGATAGAAGATGCCAAAAAGCAGAACCTTTTCTCCGGAAAATCCCCGATTCTTTTTATTGATGAAATCCACCGGTTCAACAAATCCCAGCAGGACTCCCTGCTACATGCGGTTGAAAAGGGGTGGATTGTCTTAATTGGTGCTACTACTGAAAACCCAAGCTTTGAAGTGGTTTCGGCACTGCTTTCCAGGAGCCAGGTGTATATCCTGAAATCTCTTACCTATGAGAAGCTTGAAGAGCTCATCGATATTGCGCTGGAAAGATTTAATAAAGATGAAAAAACGGATTTCAGGATTGCTGAAAAAGAGGCATTCATCCAGTATTCCGGCGGCGATGCGAGAAAGCTGATCAATTCTGTGGAGCTGGTCCTGAACCAGTATAAAAACTCCTCAGTAACTGAAATCAGAAATGAGACGGTGCTGGAAGTCCTGCAGGAAGCCATGGCACTGTATGATAAGAACGGCGAACAGCATTATGATATCATTTCGGCATTCATCAAATCCATGCGCGGAGGCGATCCCAACGGTGCCGTGTACTGGCTTGCCAGAATGATTGCCGGAGGCGAGGATATCAAATTCATTGCCAGGAGGATGCTGATCCTTGCTGCGGAAGACGTGGGGCTGGCTAATCCCAATGCACTGGTAATTGCCAATAACTGTTTCCAGGCTGTGAATGTCATCGGGAATCCCGAGGCAAGGATTATTTTAAGCGAGACAGCGGTATACCTGGCGGTTTCCCCGAAAAGCAATTCTGCCTATATGGCCATCAATGAAGCGCTGGCGCTGGTGAAAAAAACCGGCAACCTGCCTGTGCCCCTGCATCTGAGAAATGCACCGACCAAGCTGATGAAAGACCTGGATTACGGCAAAGAGTATAAATATGCCCATTCCTATGAAGGGAATTTTGTAGATCAGGATTTCCTTCCGGAAGAGATCAGGGAAACCAGGCTCTATCAGCCGGGGAACAATGCCACGGAGAAAAAGATCTATGAGGAACTTAAGAAAAAATGGACCGGTAAATACTGA
- a CDS encoding DUF2339 domain-containing protein, which yields MMYFLIIILIFVIFVIFNHLNHRVRRLEKEISELRKEFNGSTARKIKGINENETAEAVQHQGQDQELSAAPSGVLLPQDLPHPPQNDRLRIIAEFLKQNALTITGIFTLVLGIGYFVKYAIDRNWLGETARAAIGFVAGAALITVSHFLRKNYSVFSSIVTGGGVAVFYFTATIGFREYHLFSQNTAFSVICLITLVSLSLSYYYKSETLIIFSLSGGFLAPLMISTGESNYLFLFTYITVLNIGMLAIAFLKSWKSVGWIAFFFTSIYLLFWTVEKTEISGVYFYLAGYLIFYLFALQHYFKKEILTSSDILMLVLVNFTSITGLVYIFNTLQYGPVIIFPAGFALVNLGLLFREYSRKNFGVPYSVFTGIAAGLMTVAFALQFQAHLITSIWAIEATLLLFIWKKTGHAIFRSCFYALFPLVIIAQIISWAAYTNAGHLAILFNPVFLTSFITMVTTFVNLILLRKHTGNDKGAYLFEKIFTVISGLIIYLAFLFEMVYHIASKPQTVIFSMAMLFSICYVFLLLILRKKLKLDTLPEKPLLYLFLILIIINTSTAGTGLVSDYFIEKIPSAYYMAYLFYSIPFVYTLVKILPALDFFSTRVSYWLVATAAVTAVSFETYHLYAIFNAPDSDLIKTGRHFSMLYLPVIWAIAASIFIYKGLRTHKKEYSRAGFSLLALMILKLYAYDVWEMDNVSRIIAFIILGIILLFSSLIFQRLKKIISNIVDNKNEHSHEKPGE from the coding sequence ATGATGTATTTCCTGATCATTATATTAATCTTTGTCATTTTCGTTATTTTCAACCATCTGAACCACAGGGTACGGCGACTGGAAAAGGAGATTTCTGAGCTCAGGAAAGAATTTAACGGCAGTACGGCCCGTAAGATCAAAGGGATCAATGAAAATGAAACGGCAGAAGCCGTACAGCATCAGGGACAGGATCAGGAGCTGTCCGCTGCACCATCCGGTGTCCTGCTGCCGCAAGACCTGCCTCATCCGCCTCAAAATGACCGCCTCCGTATTATTGCTGAATTCCTGAAGCAGAACGCATTAACCATAACCGGGATTTTTACACTTGTTCTCGGAATCGGGTATTTTGTGAAATATGCCATTGACAGGAACTGGCTAGGAGAGACGGCAAGAGCGGCCATCGGTTTTGTGGCCGGAGCTGCCCTTATTACCGTCAGCCATTTCCTGAGGAAGAATTACTCTGTTTTTTCATCTATTGTTACAGGCGGAGGGGTTGCGGTCTTTTACTTTACCGCAACCATCGGGTTCAGGGAGTACCATTTGTTCTCACAGAACACGGCTTTTTCCGTTATTTGCCTGATCACACTGGTTTCCCTATCCCTCTCCTACTACTATAAAAGCGAGACCTTGATTATTTTCTCTTTATCCGGCGGTTTTCTGGCTCCGCTGATGATCAGTACCGGAGAAAGCAACTATCTTTTTTTATTCACTTATATCACCGTCCTGAATATCGGGATGCTGGCCATCGCTTTCTTAAAAAGCTGGAAGAGCGTCGGCTGGATCGCGTTTTTTTTTACCAGCATCTACCTGCTGTTCTGGACCGTTGAAAAAACCGAAATTTCCGGTGTCTATTTTTACCTGGCCGGTTACCTTATTTTCTACTTATTTGCTTTACAGCATTACTTTAAAAAGGAAATTCTGACGTCTTCTGATATTTTAATGCTTGTACTGGTCAATTTTACAAGCATCACCGGCCTGGTATATATTTTTAATACTTTGCAGTACGGGCCTGTTATCATTTTCCCGGCCGGTTTTGCACTGGTTAACCTGGGGCTGCTTTTCCGGGAATATTCCCGGAAGAACTTCGGCGTACCCTACTCCGTTTTTACAGGAATTGCTGCAGGGCTTATGACGGTTGCATTTGCCTTGCAGTTTCAGGCGCATTTAATTACGAGCATATGGGCTATTGAGGCGACATTACTTCTTTTTATCTGGAAGAAAACGGGCCATGCTATTTTCAGATCATGTTTCTATGCCCTGTTTCCATTGGTTATCATCGCACAGATCATCAGCTGGGCTGCCTATACTAATGCCGGACACCTGGCTATACTCTTCAACCCGGTATTCCTTACAAGTTTTATCACAATGGTGACCACTTTTGTCAACCTGATTTTACTGAGAAAACATACCGGGAATGACAAAGGTGCTTATCTGTTTGAAAAAATATTTACCGTCATAAGCGGCCTGATCATTTATCTTGCTTTCCTTTTTGAAATGGTATATCATATTGCATCAAAACCTCAGACGGTGATTTTCAGCATGGCCATGCTTTTCAGCATCTGCTATGTTTTCCTGCTGCTGATATTGCGGAAGAAACTGAAATTGGACACCCTTCCGGAAAAACCGCTCCTTTACCTGTTTTTAATCCTGATCATTATCAATACCTCAACAGCAGGTACGGGGCTGGTTTCTGATTATTTCATAGAAAAAATTCCTTCAGCTTATTATATGGCATACCTGTTTTACAGTATTCCTTTTGTATATACACTGGTAAAAATCCTGCCGGCTTTAGATTTTTTCAGCACCCGGGTTTCCTACTGGCTTGTTGCCACTGCTGCCGTAACCGCAGTAAGTTTTGAAACTTATCATCTGTATGCAATTTTTAATGCCCCTGATTCGGACCTTATAAAAACCGGCAGGCATTTCAGCATGCTGTACCTGCCTGTCATCTGGGCCATTGCCGCCAGCATCTTTATTTACAAAGGACTCAGGACTCATAAAAAGGAATACAGCAGGGCCGGATTTTCACTCCTGGCATTGATGATCCTAAAATTATATGCTTATGATGTCTGGGAAATGGACAATGTTTCCAGGATCATCGCTTTTATTATACTGGGAATCATCTTACTGTTCAGTTCGCTGATCTTTCAGAGACTAAAAAAGATCATCAGCAATATCGTGGATAATAAAAATGAACATTCGCATGAAAAACCAGGCGAATAA
- the pheA gene encoding prephenate dehydratase has protein sequence MKIAFLGPQASFTQLAASRLFPDAALLPQAHILDCFLAVENGTAEKAVVPLENSIEGTVSMTLDYLYHTPGIGIEAEAVMPIAHQLMVHPDCDVDHITKIYSHPQALAQCFHFLDEKFSHAEKQEYSSTAAAAKHVADHPERNLAAVANPFAADLYGLKIIHRNIQDSDQNHTRFIIISKGLKTYDNSRLKAMGEKSGLLITLPEDHAGGLHQVLSVFAWRRMNLSKIESRTLKTGLGNYFFFITVTGKWESALHNHALEELKALDAKVTFLGNYKAFILEN, from the coding sequence ATGAAAATTGCATTCTTGGGCCCGCAGGCCAGTTTTACGCAGCTTGCCGCCAGCCGGCTTTTCCCGGACGCAGCGCTTCTGCCGCAGGCCCATATTTTAGACTGTTTCCTCGCCGTAGAAAACGGAACAGCGGAAAAAGCCGTAGTCCCGCTGGAGAATTCCATTGAAGGGACGGTTTCCATGACGCTGGATTACCTGTATCATACGCCCGGCATAGGCATTGAAGCGGAAGCCGTTATGCCGATTGCCCACCAGCTGATGGTTCACCCCGATTGTGATGTTGACCATATTACAAAGATCTATTCCCATCCGCAGGCCCTGGCCCAGTGCTTCCACTTTCTGGATGAAAAATTCAGCCATGCCGAGAAGCAGGAATATTCTTCAACGGCAGCAGCGGCTAAACATGTTGCGGACCATCCTGAAAGGAACCTGGCCGCAGTAGCCAACCCTTTTGCGGCTGACCTGTACGGATTGAAGATCATACACCGGAATATCCAGGATTCTGACCAGAACCATACCCGTTTTATCATTATTTCCAAAGGGTTGAAAACATATGACAACAGCCGTCTTAAGGCGATGGGTGAAAAATCCGGGCTACTGATCACCCTGCCGGAAGACCATGCAGGCGGCCTTCATCAGGTACTCTCAGTTTTTGCATGGCGCAGGATGAACCTCAGCAAAATAGAATCCCGGACACTGAAAACCGGCCTGGGCAATTATTTTTTCTTTATTACCGTTACGGGAAAGTGGGAATCTGCACTGCACAACCATGCGCTGGAAGAACTGAAAGCCCTGGATGCGAAAGTCACGTTTTTGGGAAATTATAAAGCGTTTATCCTGGAAAATTGA
- a CDS encoding thioesterase family protein, translated as MIYTKHSLRVRYGETDPMKYVYYGNYAEYLEIGRVELFRSIGMSYNEIENQGIWLPVSEYKIKYLRPAFYDENLEIHTYVKKIPGVKIEFEYEIFNEAQIKITEASTTLFFLDAKTNKVIKCPDYLMKLIEENWNPSTGITP; from the coding sequence ATGATATATACAAAACACTCATTACGAGTACGTTACGGAGAGACAGACCCCATGAAATACGTCTACTACGGCAATTATGCAGAGTACCTCGAAATTGGCCGCGTAGAACTTTTCAGAAGCATCGGAATGTCCTATAATGAGATTGAGAATCAAGGAATTTGGCTCCCTGTCTCGGAGTATAAAATTAAGTACCTGCGCCCTGCTTTTTATGATGAGAATCTGGAAATCCATACGTATGTAAAAAAAATCCCCGGGGTAAAAATTGAATTTGAATATGAAATTTTCAATGAAGCGCAGATTAAAATTACCGAAGCCTCCACCACCCTCTTCTTCCTGGATGCCAAAACCAATAAAGTGATAAAGTGCCCGGACTATCTGATGAAGCTGATTGAAGAAAACTGGAACCCCTCAACGGGAATAACACCGTAA
- the dnaA gene encoding chromosomal replication initiator protein DnaA, which produces MGENLMMIWQKCLQFMRDNLNAAEDNSDLKKLEKSFDLLFDKVQPVSLVDNNLTLMVPSDFYKEYIEDNYLSLLSAALKKNIGKGVKLWYSVMENKPSGLEKPVTMNMKGKTVPTPKMQETMPQGFSSNIVNPFVVPGIKKVNIDSNLKSDFSFENYVEGESNKFAATVARSIAKRPGATAFNPLFLYGGYGVGKTHLGQAVGLEVKSQFPDKVVLYLSSEKFIQQFISSAKAHKQTEFANFYQMVDVLIIDDIQFLSGKSATQDSFFHIFDYLHQNGKQIILTSDKAPADIMDIQDRIVSRFKWGLSAEIKSPDYSTRRQIIVDKLSRDGIVLTDDMLDFLASEAKTNVRELIGVINSVIAYSTIYKSDLSLELLKDTISKIAANQKKIINIPYIQEVVCDYFGIKREQLLSKTRKREIALPRQLAMYFAKELTNATFTKIGEEMGGKDHSTVMYACDTIKDVSKIDKEVKKYVKELSERIKQ; this is translated from the coding sequence ATGGGTGAAAATTTAATGATGATATGGCAGAAGTGCCTTCAGTTTATGCGCGATAACCTGAACGCAGCTGAAGACAATTCTGATCTGAAAAAACTTGAAAAATCTTTCGATTTACTGTTCGATAAGGTTCAGCCGGTTTCACTGGTTGACAATAACCTTACGCTGATGGTGCCGAGTGATTTTTACAAAGAATATATTGAGGACAACTACCTCTCCCTTCTTTCCGCTGCCCTGAAAAAAAACATCGGAAAAGGCGTAAAGCTGTGGTATTCGGTAATGGAAAACAAGCCTTCCGGGCTGGAGAAACCCGTTACCATGAACATGAAAGGGAAGACGGTTCCTACCCCGAAAATGCAGGAAACCATGCCGCAGGGCTTCTCTTCCAATATTGTAAATCCTTTCGTAGTCCCTGGGATTAAAAAGGTGAATATTGATTCCAACCTAAAATCAGATTTCTCTTTCGAAAATTATGTAGAAGGGGAAAGCAATAAGTTTGCCGCTACCGTGGCGAGGTCAATTGCCAAAAGACCGGGTGCCACTGCCTTCAACCCGCTGTTTTTATACGGAGGGTACGGCGTAGGGAAAACCCACCTGGGCCAGGCGGTAGGCCTTGAAGTAAAGAGCCAGTTCCCGGATAAAGTGGTGCTGTACCTTTCTTCAGAAAAATTCATCCAACAGTTTATCTCATCCGCAAAAGCGCATAAGCAGACAGAGTTTGCCAATTTCTACCAGATGGTGGATGTACTGATTATTGATGATATCCAGTTCCTTTCCGGGAAGTCTGCTACGCAGGACAGTTTCTTCCATATTTTCGATTACCTGCACCAGAACGGAAAACAGATCATCCTGACTTCCGATAAGGCGCCGGCAGATATCATGGATATCCAGGACCGGATTGTTTCCCGTTTCAAATGGGGGCTTTCTGCGGAAATCAAATCCCCGGATTATTCTACCAGGAGGCAGATCATCGTGGATAAGCTGAGCAGGGACGGGATTGTATTAACAGACGATATGCTGGACTTCCTGGCTTCCGAAGCAAAAACAAACGTACGTGAGCTGATCGGGGTCATCAATTCGGTAATCGCTTATTCAACCATCTATAAGTCAGACTTAAGCCTGGAGCTGTTAAAGGATACCATCAGCAAAATCGCGGCCAACCAGAAAAAAATCATCAACATTCCGTATATCCAGGAAGTGGTGTGCGATTATTTCGGGATCAAGAGAGAGCAGCTTTTATCCAAGACCAGAAAAAGGGAAATCGCGCTTCCGAGGCAGCTGGCCATGTATTTTGCCAAAGAGCTTACCAATGCCACGTTCACCAAAATCGGTGAGGAAATGGGCGGGAAAGACCACTCCACGGTAATGTATGCCTGTGATACGATCAAGGATGTTTCCAAAATCGATAAAGAGGTGAAGAAATACGTTAAGGAATTATCCGAAAGGATCAAGCAGTAA